In Plasmodium sp. gorilla clade G2 genome assembly, chromosome: 5, one genomic interval encodes:
- a CDS encoding G-protein coupled receptor, putative has protein sequence MSDENRYVSNSYLENFEENEENRNMIEKKINEYVRELNSDLSYHRNSSIYCGIGGILYMNMILYENSKDNKYLLYCKDIIRYMDNYKERKNSITFLEGCTGIYSLCSMIYYYLGNEKHIEYLNMLINHLIKYKDELLKVNSECELLYGKCGYIYSFLFCKNIWMQYKEKKYIILKYLYYIMNSIFDYGIEKGRHFYDLTSLSLYYEWHEKIYLGAAHGYAGIFFVLFKLIHFFKNHIDDLCVSLEMENKSAKSDQKESNKKKNNNNDDGDGDDVYGDNNLKNKVMNKLDEYIHLIYKVTDEILTLYSTDNFNIYSSVKIDNMSSEQKTKKKKKEILLQWCHGNIGYIILLIKLLEYDNIPTYFKTKYNKEYINNMGLLIWRKGLLKKGLGLCHGISGNGIIFLYLYNYTQNKIWYLRAYKYALFSIKYFHKFCNIPDRPLSLFEGYAALVVFLSFILKPELVHFPAHDFSNMVMQKI, from the coding sequence ATGAGTGATGAAAATAGATATGTGTCGAATTCGTATTTAGAAAATTTTGAAGAGAATGAAGAGAATAGAAATATGatagaaaagaaaatcaATGAATATGTGAGGGAGTTAAATAGTGATTTAAGTTATCATAGGAATAGTTCAATATATTGTGGTATAGgaggaatattatatatgaatatgatattatatgaGAATAgtaaagataataaatatttattatattgtaaagacattattagatatatggataattataaagaaagaaagaataGTATAACATTTCTTGAAGGATGCACAGGTATATATAGTTTATGTagtatgatatattattatttaggaaatgaaaaacatatagaatatttgaatatgttaataaatcatttaataaaatataaggatgaattattaaaagtGAATTCAGAATGTGAATTGTTATATGGAAAatgtggatatatatattcttttttattttgtaaaaatatttggATGCaatacaaagaaaaaaaatatattatattaaaatatttatattatattatgaattCTATATTTGATTATGGAATAGAAAAAGGACGAcatttttatgatttaacatctctttctttatattatgaatggcatgaaaaaatatatttgggTGCTGCTCATGGATATGCAGGTATATTCTTTGTATTATTCAAGCtgatacatttttttaaaaatcatATAGATGATTTATGTGTATCACTAGAAATGGAAAATAAATCTGCAAAGAGTGATCAAAAggaaagtaataaaaaaaaaaataataataatgatgatggtGATGGTGATGATGTTTatggtgataataatttaaaaaataaggtTATGAATAAGCTAGATGAATATATACacttaatatataaagtaaCAGATGAAATATTAACTTTATATTCAActgataattttaatatatattcatcagTAAAAATAGATAATATGTCTTCTgaacaaaaaacaaaaaaaaaaaaaaaagaaatattattacaatggTGTCATGGAAATATaggttatattatattattaataaaattattggaatatgataatataccaacatattttaaaacaaaatataataaagaatatataaataatatgggATTATTAATATGGAGAAAAggattattaaaaaaaggatTAGGATTGTGTCATGGTATATCAGGAAAtggaattatttttttatatttatataattatacacaaaataaaatatggtATTTAAGAGCATATAAATATGCTCTCTTttctattaaatattttcataaattttgtaatataCCTGATAGacctttatcattatttgaaGGTTATGCTGCATTAGTTGTATTCTTGTCCTTTATATTGAAACCAGAATTAGTGCATTTCCCAGCTCACGACTTTTCAAACATGGTAatgcaaaaaatataa